In Crinalium epipsammum PCC 9333, the following are encoded in one genomic region:
- the cphA gene encoding cyanophycin synthetase, with product MKILKIQTLRGPNYWSIRRNQLVVMRLDLEELADKPSNQIPKFYEGLVQVLPSLEEHYCSPGCRGGFLSRVKEGTMMGHIIEHIALELQTLAGMSVGFGRTRETATPGVYQVVIEYLDEQAGRYAARAAVRLCQSLVNTGNYSPEELEQDLKDLRELRADAALGPSTETIVKEAEARGIPWMPLNARAMIQLGYGVYHKRLQATLSDLSGILAVELACDKEGTKQILRDAGVPVPKGTVIHYLDELEEAIGDVGGYPIVIKPLDGNHGRGITININTWQEAEEAYDAASVASKTRSVIVERYYTGRDHRVLVINGKLVAVAERVPAHVVGDGKSTIAELIEKTNSDPNRGEGHDNVLTNIQLDRTSWQLLEKLGYNLETILPPGEICYLRATANLSTGGIAVDRTDEVHPENIWLFSRVAKIIGLDIAGIDVVTSDISQPLHQTGGVIVEVNAAPGFRMHVSPSQGLPRNVAAPVLDMLFPPGTPTRIPIIAITGTNGKTTTTRLISHIYRQTGKTVGYTTTDGIYINEFLVEKGDTTGPQSAQVILRDPTVEVAVLETARGGLLRSGQAFAQSDVGVVLNVAADHLGIGDIDTTEQLAHLKSVVAETVMPSGYAILNADDPLVSAMAKRVKANIAYFSMNPENELLKKHIRSGGLAAVYENGYLSIMKGDWTFRIEQAVNIPLTMGGKAAFMIANALAASLAAYAQGVSIDDVRKALATFQASVNQTPGRMNLFNLGSYHALIDYAHNPHSYQALGGFVRNWNSGMRIGVVGGPGDRRDEDFVMLGKLAAEIFDRIIIKEDNDTRGRSPGEAAGLITQGIKLEQRNCRYESILDETTAISTALDEAPEGSLVVVLPESISLAISLIEARRQQSSNGYSPVNSSINVEQSLKP from the coding sequence ATGAAAATACTTAAAATCCAGACGTTACGCGGTCCCAATTATTGGAGTATTAGACGGAACCAACTCGTGGTTATGCGTCTCGACTTAGAGGAACTTGCCGACAAACCGTCTAATCAAATTCCTAAGTTCTATGAAGGATTAGTACAAGTATTACCCAGTCTAGAAGAACACTATTGTTCTCCTGGCTGTCGAGGTGGTTTCTTAAGCAGGGTCAAAGAAGGCACAATGATGGGACACATCATTGAACATATTGCCTTAGAACTCCAAACATTAGCCGGAATGTCAGTGGGATTCGGTCGTACCCGTGAAACCGCTACACCAGGCGTTTATCAGGTAGTAATAGAGTATTTGGATGAACAAGCTGGTCGCTACGCAGCTAGGGCAGCAGTGCGACTTTGTCAAAGCTTAGTTAATACAGGAAATTATTCCCCAGAGGAATTAGAACAAGACCTGAAGGATTTACGCGAACTCAGGGCAGATGCAGCTTTGGGTCCTAGTACAGAAACAATTGTTAAAGAAGCTGAAGCTAGGGGAATACCCTGGATGCCTCTTAACGCTCGTGCCATGATCCAATTAGGTTACGGTGTTTACCACAAGCGGCTACAGGCAACATTAAGTGATTTATCGGGAATTTTAGCTGTAGAGTTAGCTTGCGACAAAGAAGGAACTAAACAAATCCTGCGTGATGCAGGTGTGCCAGTCCCAAAAGGAACTGTAATCCATTATTTGGATGAACTTGAAGAAGCAATAGGCGACGTGGGCGGTTATCCAATTGTGATTAAACCTCTAGATGGTAATCATGGTAGAGGAATCACCATCAATATTAATACTTGGCAGGAAGCAGAAGAAGCTTATGACGCTGCCAGTGTTGCCTCAAAAACCCGCTCTGTCATAGTTGAACGCTACTATACAGGGCGAGATCATAGAGTTTTAGTAATCAACGGCAAATTAGTTGCTGTTGCCGAGCGAGTTCCTGCCCATGTTGTGGGTGATGGGAAGTCTACTATTGCAGAATTGATTGAGAAAACGAATAGCGACCCTAATCGCGGAGAAGGACACGATAACGTCCTCACCAACATTCAATTAGATCGTACTAGCTGGCAGTTGTTGGAAAAGCTTGGCTATAACTTAGAAACAATTTTACCCCCAGGTGAAATTTGTTACCTGCGGGCAACTGCCAACCTAAGTACTGGCGGTATTGCTGTAGATCGTACTGATGAAGTACACCCAGAAAATATTTGGCTGTTTTCACGAGTAGCTAAGATTATTGGGCTAGATATTGCTGGAATTGATGTAGTCACATCAGATATTTCTCAGCCTTTACATCAAACTGGCGGTGTAATTGTAGAAGTTAATGCTGCCCCTGGATTTCGGATGCACGTTTCTCCTAGTCAGGGTTTGCCCAGAAATGTTGCCGCACCTGTGCTAGATATGTTGTTTCCACCTGGTACACCCACCCGCATTCCGATTATTGCGATTACGGGTACTAATGGTAAAACTACAACTACACGCTTAATTTCCCATATTTATCGCCAAACAGGTAAAACTGTTGGTTATACCACTACAGATGGTATTTACATTAATGAGTTTTTAGTAGAAAAAGGTGATACTACCGGACCACAAAGCGCCCAAGTAATTTTACGCGACCCTACTGTAGAAGTAGCAGTGTTAGAAACTGCTCGTGGAGGTTTACTACGTTCAGGACAAGCGTTTGCTCAGTCTGATGTTGGTGTGGTATTGAATGTCGCTGCCGATCACTTGGGAATTGGTGATATTGACACTACAGAGCAATTAGCTCACCTCAAGAGTGTTGTTGCTGAAACTGTCATGCCTTCTGGTTATGCCATTCTTAATGCTGATGATCCATTGGTTTCAGCAATGGCAAAGCGGGTGAAGGCTAATATAGCTTATTTCAGCATGAACCCAGAGAATGAATTACTGAAGAAACATATACGCTCTGGTGGGTTAGCTGCTGTATATGAAAATGGCTATCTTTCAATTATGAAGGGGGATTGGACTTTTAGAATTGAACAGGCTGTTAATATACCGTTAACAATGGGTGGTAAGGCGGCATTTATGATCGCCAATGCTTTAGCGGCAAGTTTAGCTGCCTATGCCCAAGGTGTCTCAATTGATGATGTTCGTAAAGCTTTAGCTACCTTCCAAGCTTCTGTTAACCAAACACCAGGGCGGATGAATTTATTTAATCTGGGCAGTTATCATGCTTTGATAGATTATGCCCACAATCCCCATAGCTACCAGGCTTTGGGCGGTTTTGTCCGCAATTGGAATAGTGGAATGCGGATCGGTGTTGTTGGTGGTCCTGGCGATCGCCGTGATGAAGATTTTGTGATGCTTGGTAAGCTGGCAGCAGAAATCTTTGATCGCATTATTATCAAAGAAGATAACGACACTAGGGGGCGTAGTCCTGGTGAAGCTGCTGGGTTAATTACTCAAGGCATTAAGTTAGAACAGCGTAATTGCCGTTACGAATCTATTTTAGATGAGACTACAGCAATTTCTACTGCTCTAGATGAAGCGCCAGAGGGCAGTTTAGTGGTGGTTTTACCTGAAAGTATCAGCCTTGCTATTAGCTTAATTGAGGCACGCCGTCAGCAATCTTCTAATGGTTATTCGCCAGTTAACTCGTCAATTAATGTTGAACAAAGCTTAAAGCCCTAA
- a CDS encoding phycocyanobilin:ferredoxin oxidoreductase, translating into MSQTLQPSLREQQHPLIRGLADCIESTWERYLDLEPYNLPAELGYVEGRLEGEKLIIENRCYQTPQFRKLHLELAKVGTMLDILHCVMFPRSEYDLPMFGTDLVGGRGQISAAIADLSPLSANLTLPDNFQQSLKALPAINFSQPRELPAWGDIFSEFCIFVRPGDAEEEAQFLSRVEEFLAIHCQSAIAAQQVSPEKQAELLAGQKYYCTKQQQNDKTRRVLEKAFGSDWADYYMTTVLFDFVDSN; encoded by the coding sequence ATGTCACAAACTTTACAACCTTCCCTTAGAGAACAGCAACATCCTTTAATTCGTGGGTTAGCTGACTGCATTGAGTCTACCTGGGAACGCTATTTAGATTTAGAACCTTACAATTTACCTGCTGAGTTGGGATATGTGGAGGGGAGACTAGAGGGAGAAAAATTAATAATTGAAAATCGCTGTTATCAAACACCACAGTTTCGCAAACTGCACTTGGAACTAGCAAAAGTGGGAACGATGCTAGATATTTTACATTGTGTGATGTTTCCCCGTTCAGAATATGATTTACCGATGTTTGGTACAGATTTAGTGGGGGGAAGAGGACAAATTAGTGCGGCGATCGCAGATTTGTCTCCTTTAAGTGCAAATCTTACGCTACCGGACAATTTTCAGCAATCACTCAAAGCATTACCAGCGATCAACTTTTCTCAACCCCGTGAATTACCTGCTTGGGGAGATATTTTTTCGGAGTTTTGCATATTTGTTCGTCCTGGTGATGCTGAAGAAGAAGCACAATTTTTATCGCGTGTAGAAGAATTTTTAGCTATTCATTGTCAAAGTGCGATCGCAGCCCAACAAGTATCTCCAGAAAAACAAGCTGAATTACTTGCTGGGCAAAAGTACTACTGCACTAAACAACAGCAAAACGATAAAACCCGTCGCGTATTAGAAAAAGCTTTTGGCTCTGACTGGGCAGATTATTATATGACTACAGTATTATTTGATTTTGTGGATAGCAATTAG
- a CDS encoding YkvA family protein yields MMQEWLQKVKQLKREIFAIYFACKHSKVPWYTKILAVCVVGYAFSPIDLIPDIIPILGYLDDLILVPLGIMLLVRMIPADVLAECRQQADATNNSKPKNWIAAGVIIFIWLLLGFLLFIYIANII; encoded by the coding sequence ATGATGCAGGAATGGCTGCAAAAAGTTAAGCAGCTTAAACGAGAAATATTTGCTATTTACTTTGCCTGTAAACACTCAAAGGTTCCTTGGTATACCAAGATTTTAGCAGTTTGTGTTGTTGGCTATGCTTTCAGTCCGATTGATTTAATCCCAGATATAATTCCAATTTTAGGCTATTTAGATGACCTTATTTTAGTACCATTAGGGATAATGTTGCTAGTAAGGATGATTCCAGCAGATGTTTTAGCCGAATGTCGTCAACAAGCTGATGCTACTAATAATAGTAAACCAAAAAACTGGATAGCTGCTGGTGTCATTATATTTATTTGGTTGTTATTAGGATTTTTATTGTTTATTTATATAGCAAATATTATTTAA
- the ftsH gene encoding ATP-dependent zinc metalloprotease FtsH, with the protein MNNSSWNKASLGRNTPIGFSFLRPTKQMASVPKAPRTIWRLAVSWMILQGVFLGTPAIAKPDQDALSYTQLLQKIEAGEVSKLEIDPATQVAKVTLKQKPTETEQIRLFEQNPELIEKIRKNNVDFEVQTSTDNSVALGLAANLFFIFLVLAAVTMLFRRSSNASGQALNFGKSRARFQMEAKTGVLFDDVAGIAEAKEELQEVVTFLKQPERFTAVGAKIPKGVLLVGPPGTGKTLLAKAIAGEAGVPFFSISGSEFVEMFVGVGASRVRDLFKKAKENAPCLVFIDEIDAVGRQRGTGIGGGNDEREQTLNQLLTEMDGFEGNTGIIIIAATNRPDVLDSALLRPGRFDRQVMVDAPDLKGRLSILEVHARNKKIDPEVSLEAIARRTPGFTGADLANLLNEAAILTARRRKDAVTMLEIDDAIDRVVAGMERTPLVDSKNKRLIAYHEIGHAIIGTLLKHHDPVQKVTLIPRGQAQGLTWFTPGEEQGLISRGQLLARISGALGGRAAEQIIFGDAEVTTGAGADLEYISSLARQMVTRFGMSTLGPVSLENPNSEVFLGRDFMSRSEYSEEISSQIDAQVRAIIDYCYKEALQLIRENRHLVDRLVDILLDKETIEGEEFRKIVTEYNQRVEKHLAV; encoded by the coding sequence ATGAATAACAGTTCTTGGAACAAAGCATCATTAGGACGGAATACGCCAATAGGTTTTAGCTTTTTGCGTCCGACCAAGCAAATGGCTTCTGTGCCAAAAGCGCCCAGAACTATTTGGCGTTTGGCAGTTAGTTGGATGATTTTGCAGGGTGTTTTCTTGGGAACCCCAGCCATTGCTAAACCAGATCAGGATGCTCTTAGCTATACTCAGTTATTGCAAAAAATCGAGGCTGGGGAAGTTAGCAAACTAGAAATTGACCCAGCAACTCAAGTTGCCAAGGTGACATTAAAACAAAAGCCAACTGAAACTGAACAGATCAGGCTGTTTGAGCAAAATCCAGAACTGATTGAAAAAATTCGTAAAAATAATGTGGATTTTGAGGTACAAACGTCCACAGATAACAGTGTGGCTTTAGGGCTTGCAGCAAATTTATTTTTTATATTTTTAGTTCTAGCCGCCGTAACGATGCTTTTCCGGCGTTCTAGTAATGCTTCTGGTCAAGCGCTTAATTTTGGGAAATCACGCGCCCGTTTTCAGATGGAAGCGAAAACAGGTGTGTTATTCGATGACGTAGCAGGAATCGCAGAAGCTAAAGAAGAACTACAAGAAGTTGTTACTTTCCTCAAACAGCCAGAACGCTTTACAGCAGTAGGAGCAAAAATTCCTAAAGGTGTGCTGTTAGTTGGACCTCCAGGTACAGGTAAAACATTACTGGCTAAAGCGATCGCAGGGGAAGCAGGTGTACCATTCTTCAGCATCTCCGGTTCGGAATTTGTGGAAATGTTCGTCGGTGTGGGTGCTTCCCGTGTGCGAGATTTATTCAAAAAAGCTAAAGAAAACGCACCTTGCTTAGTATTCATTGATGAAATAGATGCAGTAGGACGGCAACGTGGCACTGGTATTGGTGGGGGTAATGATGAGCGTGAACAAACCCTTAACCAGTTACTCACAGAAATGGACGGATTTGAAGGCAATACAGGGATTATTATCATTGCTGCTACCAACCGTCCCGATGTTTTAGACTCTGCGCTATTACGTCCAGGTAGATTTGATCGACAAGTAATGGTGGATGCACCTGATTTAAAAGGGCGCTTATCTATCCTTGAAGTCCATGCCCGTAACAAAAAGATTGATCCAGAAGTTTCTTTAGAGGCGATCGCACGTCGCACTCCAGGCTTTACAGGGGCAGACTTAGCCAACCTGCTCAACGAAGCGGCTATTCTCACAGCTAGACGGCGCAAAGATGCGGTCACAATGCTAGAAATCGACGATGCGATTGATCGCGTAGTTGCTGGTATGGAACGTACCCCACTCGTCGATAGCAAAAATAAGCGTTTGATTGCTTACCATGAAATCGGTCATGCCATTATAGGCACTCTACTCAAACATCACGATCCAGTCCAGAAAGTCACCTTGATTCCTCGTGGACAAGCACAAGGATTAACTTGGTTTACACCTGGAGAAGAGCAAGGATTAATCTCTAGAGGACAGTTATTAGCACGCATTAGTGGCGCATTAGGCGGACGTGCTGCCGAACAAATAATCTTTGGAGATGCCGAAGTAACTACAGGTGCGGGAGCAGATTTAGAATACATCTCCTCTTTAGCCAGACAGATGGTTACGCGCTTTGGAATGTCAACTTTAGGACCTGTTTCACTAGAAAACCCCAATTCTGAGGTGTTTTTAGGTAGGGATTTTATGTCACGCTCAGAATATTCTGAGGAAATTTCATCTCAAATTGATGCTCAAGTGCGGGCAATAATAGATTATTGCTACAAGGAAGCGTTGCAACTGATTAGGGAAAACCGACATCTAGTAGATCGTTTAGTAGACATTTTATTAGATAAGGAAACTATAGAGGGTGAAGAGTTCCGTAAGATAGTTACCGAGTATAATCAACGGGTGGAGAAACATTTAGCGGTGTAA
- a CDS encoding element excision factor XisH family protein — MSARDTFHEVVKSALENEGWIITHDPYHIDLGFVDFYIDLGAEQLLAATKDNEKIAVEIKTFLAPSTISEFHTAVGQFINYRIALEEDDPERRLYLAIPLEIYRRFFKYSFIQKVIERNQIPLLVYNTEKPEIAQWIK; from the coding sequence ATGTCTGCAAGAGATACATTTCATGAAGTTGTCAAGTCTGCTCTGGAAAATGAAGGGTGGATAATTACTCATGATCCGTATCATATAGATTTAGGATTTGTGGATTTTTATATTGATTTGGGTGCAGAACAATTATTAGCTGCCACTAAGGATAATGAAAAAATTGCTGTTGAAATAAAAACGTTTCTTGCACCATCGACAATATCAGAATTTCATACAGCCGTTGGACAATTCATTAACTATAGAATTGCGCTAGAAGAAGATGATCCAGAGCGAAGGCTATATCTGGCAATCCCATTAGAAATTTACAGACGCTTTTTTAAATATTCATTCATTCAAAAGGTGATTGAACGCAATCAAATTCCGCTCTTAGTCTACAACACAGAAAAACCGGAGATTGCACAATGGATCAAGTAA
- a CDS encoding metal ABC transporter ATP-binding protein, whose protein sequence is MNTAIFSPDTHWTRMVCDLRNIPMTAANTIKISNIGVQYRNVEALRDISCEIQPGRLTGIIGPNGAGKSTLLKAMLGLIPASGGQVLYNDKPLEEQLDQVAYVPQRSQIDWSYPATVWDVVMMGRVRKTGWFRRFSSVSRRLAAESLERVGMGGYRDRPIGQLSGGQQQRVFLAKALVQQADIFCFDEPFSGIDQKTQAIIFDIFHELANGGKTVLVVNHDLGESITHFDDLILLNKELIAAGSRPQVLSQENLYQAYGGKVMFFSGEAA, encoded by the coding sequence ATGAACACCGCCATTTTCTCACCGGATACTCATTGGACGCGCATGGTATGCGATTTAAGAAATATCCCAATGACTGCCGCTAACACCATTAAAATCAGCAATATAGGCGTACAATACCGCAATGTCGAGGCTTTGCGGGATATTAGTTGTGAAATTCAGCCAGGGCGCTTGACTGGAATTATTGGTCCGAATGGTGCAGGTAAAAGCACTTTGCTCAAAGCAATGCTGGGGTTAATTCCGGCTAGTGGTGGTCAAGTGTTATATAACGATAAACCATTAGAAGAACAGTTGGATCAGGTGGCGTATGTACCACAGCGATCGCAAATTGATTGGAGTTATCCTGCTACTGTCTGGGACGTAGTAATGATGGGGCGGGTGCGAAAAACAGGCTGGTTTCGTCGCTTTTCAAGTGTTTCTCGACGGTTAGCAGCAGAGTCGCTAGAACGAGTTGGTATGGGTGGTTATCGCGATCGCCCTATTGGACAACTTTCTGGCGGACAACAACAGCGTGTATTCTTAGCTAAAGCGTTAGTTCAACAGGCTGATATATTTTGCTTTGATGAGCCTTTTTCTGGTATTGACCAAAAAACACAAGCAATTATATTTGATATCTTCCATGAACTTGCTAACGGTGGGAAAACCGTTTTAGTCGTTAACCACGATTTAGGCGAATCTATTACGCATTTTGATGATTTAATTTTACTAAATAAAGAATTAATTGCTGCTGGTTCTCGCCCACAAGTACTTAGTCAAGAAAACTTATATCAAGCTTATGGTGGTAAAGTTATGTTCTTTTCTGGAGAAGCAGCTTAA
- the tatA gene encoding twin-arginine translocase TatA/TatE family subunit: MFGLGLPEVGIIAIAALIIFGPKKIPEIGSALGKTLRGFKKELNNPNADSEQDNEING, encoded by the coding sequence ATGTTTGGTTTAGGATTGCCGGAAGTTGGGATAATTGCGATCGCAGCCTTAATAATTTTTGGACCTAAAAAAATTCCTGAAATCGGTAGCGCGTTAGGTAAAACCTTACGTGGCTTTAAAAAGGAGTTGAACAATCCTAACGCCGATTCAGAACAAGATAATGAAATAAATGGGTAA
- a CDS encoding cyanophycinase — protein sequence MLQLESLSDRTRMPQLTKTAVLVIGGAEDKVHGREILHTFFARAGAADARIAIFPSASREPTIIGDRYRSIFEEMGAKVIKVLDIREREQAEDPHFQEFIQECTGVFLTGGDQLRLCGLLADTPLIEKMRMRVHSGEITLAGTSAGAAVMGHHMIAGGGSGECPNRSLVDMATGLGIIPEVIVDQHFHNRNRMSRLMSAIAAHPDRLGIGIDEDTCAMFEKDGILQVMGKGTVTIIDPGKMSHTNHAAVSATEPVSLHNLQVHILGYGDRYHLHQRCIFPPEA from the coding sequence ATGCTGCAACTAGAATCTCTATCAGACAGAACTAGGATGCCCCAACTTACAAAAACTGCTGTTTTAGTTATTGGCGGTGCTGAAGATAAAGTGCATGGGCGCGAAATCCTACACACCTTTTTTGCACGTGCGGGGGCAGCAGATGCGCGAATTGCCATTTTCCCCTCTGCTTCTAGAGAACCGACAATTATAGGCGATCGCTATCGCAGCATCTTTGAGGAAATGGGCGCTAAGGTAATTAAGGTGCTAGATATACGCGAACGAGAGCAGGCTGAAGACCCCCATTTTCAAGAATTTATTCAAGAGTGTACTGGCGTATTTTTAACTGGTGGAGATCAACTAAGACTGTGTGGACTACTTGCAGATACTCCGCTCATTGAAAAAATGCGGATGCGGGTACATTCCGGTGAAATTACCTTAGCAGGAACCAGTGCTGGTGCAGCCGTGATGGGTCATCACATGATTGCAGGTGGCGGGAGTGGTGAATGTCCTAATCGTTCCTTGGTGGATATGGCAACAGGGTTAGGGATTATTCCTGAAGTGATAGTGGATCAACACTTTCATAATCGTAACCGTATGAGTAGATTGATGAGTGCGATCGCGGCTCATCCAGACCGCCTGGGTATTGGTATTGATGAAGATACCTGTGCCATGTTTGAAAAAGATGGAATTTTGCAGGTAATGGGCAAAGGCACAGTGACAATCATCGATCCAGGCAAAATGTCCCATACAAATCATGCCGCAGTTAGTGCCACTGAGCCAGTTAGCCTACATAATCTTCAGGTACATATTCTGGGTTATGGCGATCGCTATCACTTACACCAACGATGTATATTTCCCCCAGAAGCGTAA
- a CDS encoding XisI protein, translating into MDQVSLYRQYIQELLTERASRRSSNDPIVSEVIFDAVRDRYQLVNVGWKNSSTRIYGCILHLDIIDGKIWVQHDGTEKAIAEQLVEKGVSKQEIVLAYHAPHVRQYTEFAVG; encoded by the coding sequence ATGGATCAAGTAAGTTTGTATCGTCAGTATATACAAGAATTACTCACTGAACGAGCAAGTCGCAGATCCTCAAACGATCCAATTGTTAGTGAGGTGATTTTTGATGCTGTACGCGATCGCTATCAGCTTGTCAATGTGGGTTGGAAAAACAGTAGCACTCGGATTTATGGTTGTATACTACATCTAGATATTATAGATGGCAAAATTTGGGTACAGCATGATGGGACAGAAAAGGCGATCGCCGAGCAGTTAGTAGAAAAAGGAGTATCAAAGCAGGAAATTGTGTTAGCGTATCATGCACCTCATGTGCGACAGTATACTGAATTTGCTGTAGGGTGA
- a CDS encoding metal ABC transporter permease: MLEALIEPLQYGFMQRSLIIAILVGLLCAVVGSYLMVQRLALLGDAISHSVLPGLAVAFILGFNIFVGAFIAGVLSTMAIAWIRTRSPIKEDAAMGIVFSAFFALGITLITLIQKDNKIDLNHFLFGNILSVTVDEVRDTAIIAVVVLLVVVMLYKELLFYTFDPLGAEAAGLPVNLLNFGLMLLIALTIVASMKAVGVILVLSLLITPGATAYLLVKRLHQVMFLGAGIGIFSSITGMYLSYFFNLPSGPAIVLVVSGLFLLALFLSPSHGIFTHPQNEPKSLPLLRELKQLIR; this comes from the coding sequence ATGTTAGAAGCATTAATTGAACCGTTGCAGTATGGTTTCATGCAGCGATCGCTAATTATAGCCATTTTAGTTGGTTTATTGTGTGCTGTTGTCGGTAGTTATTTAATGGTGCAACGGTTAGCTTTACTAGGAGATGCGATTAGCCACTCAGTTTTACCAGGGTTAGCTGTAGCCTTTATATTAGGGTTTAATATTTTTGTTGGAGCATTTATTGCTGGTGTTTTGAGTACAATGGCGATCGCTTGGATTAGAACGCGATCGCCTATTAAAGAAGATGCTGCAATGGGCATCGTTTTTTCTGCCTTTTTTGCCCTGGGCATCACTTTAATTACTCTAATTCAAAAAGATAATAAAATAGACCTCAATCACTTTTTATTCGGCAATATTCTCAGCGTTACCGTTGATGAAGTCCGCGACACAGCCATCATCGCCGTAGTTGTATTACTGGTAGTAGTAATGCTGTATAAAGAATTGCTATTTTACACCTTTGATCCATTAGGTGCTGAAGCTGCTGGTTTACCTGTAAATTTACTAAATTTCGGGCTAATGCTGTTAATTGCCCTAACTATTGTTGCCAGTATGAAAGCTGTAGGAGTTATTTTAGTGTTATCCCTACTAATTACACCAGGAGCCACAGCATATTTATTAGTTAAACGGCTCCATCAAGTCATGTTTTTGGGTGCTGGCATTGGGATATTTTCTAGCATTACAGGTATGTATCTCAGCTATTTTTTCAACTTGCCATCGGGACCAGCTATTGTATTAGTTGTTTCAGGTTTATTTTTACTGGCTCTTTTCTTGAGTCCTAGTCATGGCATCTTCACCCACCCTCAAAATGAGCCTAAATCGTTACCTCTATTAAGGGAATTAAAACAATTAATTCGTTAA
- the metK gene encoding methionine adenosyltransferase, which yields MPRKYFFTSESVTEGHPDKICDQISDTILDALLSQDPHSRVAAEVVVNTGLLLITGEVSSNAQVNFIDIARKKIADIGYTDADNGFSAQSCAVLIALDEQSPDIAQGVNTAQEIREESSDEKFDKVGAGDQGIMFGFACNETPELMPLPISLAHRIARRLAAVRKTGQLPYLRPDGKTQVTVSYEDGRPVSIDTILISTQHTAAIGDITDGVAVQAKIKEDLWETVVIPVFADIEIQPDEETRFLVNPTGKFVIGGPQGDSGLTGRKIIVDTYGGYSRHGGGAFSGKDPTKVDRSAAYACRYVAKNIVAAGLAQKCEVQLSYAIGVARPVSILVETFGTGKIDDELLLDLVKDNFELRPAGIIEAFNLRRLPGERNGRFYQDVAAYGHFGRTDLDLPWERTDKADLLKDLANRTLSTVGA from the coding sequence TTGCCTCGTAAATATTTTTTTACATCCGAGTCTGTAACTGAAGGTCATCCTGACAAAATTTGCGATCAAATTTCCGACACGATCTTAGACGCTCTACTCAGCCAAGATCCTCACAGTCGGGTTGCTGCTGAAGTTGTAGTCAACACTGGGTTGTTGTTGATCACTGGTGAAGTTAGCTCAAATGCACAAGTTAATTTCATTGATATAGCTCGCAAAAAAATTGCTGATATTGGCTACACCGATGCTGATAACGGCTTTTCTGCTCAGAGTTGCGCGGTTTTAATTGCCCTAGACGAACAATCTCCTGATATTGCCCAAGGCGTAAATACTGCTCAAGAAATTCGTGAGGAGTCTAGCGACGAGAAATTTGACAAAGTTGGTGCAGGCGACCAAGGTATTATGTTTGGTTTTGCTTGCAATGAAACTCCTGAACTAATGCCTTTGCCGATTAGTTTGGCACACCGAATTGCTCGTAGACTAGCAGCAGTCAGAAAAACAGGTCAGTTACCTTATCTGCGTCCAGATGGTAAAACCCAAGTAACGGTGAGCTATGAAGATGGACGACCCGTTAGTATTGATACCATCCTAATTTCTACTCAACACACGGCAGCGATTGGCGACATTACAGATGGCGTAGCAGTCCAAGCCAAAATCAAAGAAGACCTCTGGGAAACAGTAGTAATACCTGTTTTTGCAGACATTGAGATTCAGCCTGACGAAGAAACCCGCTTCTTAGTCAATCCAACTGGTAAATTTGTTATTGGTGGTCCTCAAGGGGATTCTGGGCTTACTGGTCGTAAAATCATTGTTGATACCTATGGCGGATATTCTCGTCATGGTGGCGGTGCTTTTTCCGGTAAAGATCCCACCAAGGTAGACCGCAGTGCTGCTTACGCTTGCCGTTATGTTGCTAAGAATATTGTGGCAGCAGGTTTAGCCCAAAAGTGCGAAGTTCAACTTAGTTATGCTATCGGTGTAGCTCGACCAGTTAGTATCTTGGTAGAAACTTTTGGTACTGGCAAGATCGATGATGAGCTATTGCTTGATCTAGTCAAAGATAATTTTGAGTTGCGTCCAGCAGGAATTATTGAAGCGTTTAATTTGCGTCGTCTCCCCGGAGAACGCAATGGTCGTTTCTATCAAGATGTAGCTGCTTATGGTCATTTTGGACGCACAGATTTAGATTTACCTTGGGAACGTACTGATAAGGCAGATTTGTTGAAAGATTTAGCTAATCGTACTTTGTCTACTGTAGGTGCATAA